The proteins below come from a single Chryseobacterium capnotolerans genomic window:
- a CDS encoding aldo/keto reductase: MEKRKIKNTDLEVAPINFGGNVFGWTLDEKQSFDILDQFTEAGFNFIDTADTYSWWVNGKGGQSEEIIGKWMKNRNNRKDIVLATKVGSETKEHGYDISKKHILKSVDESLQRLQTDHIDLYYTHFDDQTTPVEETLSAYDEIIKAGKVRYIAASNLSPERLKASFEASEKNNLPKYVALQPHYNLLEREGFEKNYAPLAEQFDLSVFPYWSLAAGFLTGKYRNEADLAKSARGEGVRKYLNPKGLEVLKALDQVSEKHHSNQGTVALAWLLANPLITAPIVSATSSSQLETLFNAPKLVLDQEDIELLTKVSN; this comes from the coding sequence ATGGAAAAAAGAAAGATCAAAAACACTGATTTAGAAGTAGCTCCTATTAATTTTGGAGGAAATGTTTTTGGGTGGACGCTGGACGAGAAACAATCCTTTGATATACTGGATCAATTTACAGAAGCTGGATTTAATTTTATAGATACAGCAGATACGTATTCATGGTGGGTAAACGGAAAAGGCGGACAGTCTGAAGAGATCATCGGAAAATGGATGAAAAACCGTAATAACCGTAAGGATATTGTTCTGGCGACCAAAGTAGGCTCTGAAACGAAAGAACATGGCTACGATATCAGTAAAAAGCATATCCTGAAATCAGTAGATGAATCGCTGCAAAGACTTCAAACGGATCATATTGATCTTTATTATACCCATTTTGACGATCAAACTACTCCGGTAGAAGAAACACTTTCTGCTTATGATGAAATCATTAAGGCTGGAAAAGTGCGTTATATCGCAGCATCTAATCTTTCCCCGGAACGTTTAAAAGCATCCTTTGAGGCTTCTGAAAAGAACAATCTGCCTAAATATGTTGCATTACAGCCTCATTATAATCTATTGGAAAGAGAAGGGTTTGAGAAAAACTATGCTCCCTTGGCAGAACAATTTGATCTGAGTGTATTTCCATATTGGTCGCTGGCAGCAGGTTTCCTCACCGGAAAATATCGTAATGAAGCAGACCTTGCCAAAAGTGCAAGAGGAGAAGGAGTAAGAAAATACTTAAACCCAAAAGGTTTGGAAGTTTTAAAAGCATTGGATCAGGTGAGTGAAAAGCATCATAGCAACCAGGGAACAGTAGCTTTAGCATGGCTGTTAGCCAATCCATTGATTACAGCACCTATTGTAAGTGCAACAAGTTCTTCGCAGCTTGAAACGTTATTCAATGCACCGAAGCTTGTGTTAGATCAGGAAGATATCGAATTGCTTACTAAAGTGAGCAACTAG
- a CDS encoding FAD-binding dehydrogenase has translation MDETFQPDVIIIGTGLAGLTAAMEITNAGKKVLLLDQETEQNIGGQAFWSFGGLFLINSPQQRRMGIKDSYELALQDWKGTAGFDRDEDYWPRKWAEAYLKFAAGEKYEYISKLGIKLMFMVGWAERGDGSATGHGNSVPRFHVSWGTGTGVVKPFVEKAYRAKEKGLLQMKFRHRVTELIVKEGRITGLKGDILENDDQERGVATNRNIISQFEYAAPHIIIASGGIGANHELVRKNWPERLGTPPENMVCGVPAYVDGKMIGIAENAGANIINRDRMWHYTEGLQNWNPIWPKHGIRILPGPSSLWFDAKGKRLPAPFLPGFDTLGTLKYIQDTGYSYSWFILTQKIIKKNLHYPVQNKIRISPIRIMRYF, from the coding sequence ATGGACGAAACATTCCAGCCGGATGTCATTATCATAGGAACCGGATTGGCAGGTCTTACTGCTGCCATGGAAATCACAAATGCCGGAAAAAAAGTACTGCTTCTGGATCAGGAAACTGAACAGAATATCGGTGGCCAGGCTTTTTGGTCATTTGGCGGGCTTTTCCTTATCAATTCACCTCAGCAACGAAGAATGGGAATTAAAGATTCCTATGAATTGGCTTTACAGGACTGGAAAGGCACTGCAGGTTTTGATCGTGATGAAGATTATTGGCCCCGCAAATGGGCGGAAGCTTATCTGAAATTTGCTGCCGGTGAAAAATATGAATACATTTCTAAACTGGGAATTAAGTTGATGTTCATGGTAGGCTGGGCAGAACGTGGTGACGGATCAGCTACCGGACACGGAAATTCTGTCCCCCGTTTTCATGTAAGTTGGGGAACAGGAACAGGTGTTGTAAAGCCTTTCGTAGAAAAAGCATACAGAGCGAAAGAAAAAGGCCTCTTACAGATGAAGTTTCGTCATAGAGTTACAGAACTGATTGTGAAAGAAGGAAGAATAACCGGTCTAAAGGGAGATATTCTGGAAAATGATGACCAGGAAAGAGGCGTTGCTACCAATAGAAATATCATCTCTCAATTTGAATATGCTGCTCCTCATATTATTATTGCATCAGGCGGTATAGGAGCTAATCATGAACTGGTAAGGAAAAACTGGCCCGAAAGACTGGGAACACCTCCGGAAAATATGGTGTGTGGAGTTCCGGCTTATGTAGACGGTAAAATGATTGGCATTGCCGAAAATGCAGGAGCCAATATCATCAACCGGGATAGGATGTGGCATTATACAGAAGGGTTACAAAACTGGAACCCCATCTGGCCAAAGCATGGAATCAGGATACTTCCCGGTCCTTCTTCCCTATGGTTTGATGCTAAAGGGAAACGTCTTCCTGCACCTTTCCTTCCGGGATTCGATACTTTAGGAACATTGAAATACATTCAGGACACAGGATATTCTTATTCCTGGTTTATTCTGACACAGAAAATTATCAAAAAGAATTTGCATTATCCGGTTCAGAACAAAATCCGGATATCACCAATAAGGATTATGCGCTATTTTTGA
- a CDS encoding chloride channel protein, with translation MLSGILVGCTAGLAGVILKTLVHNIHYFITNKVHFEYQILFYIVFPFLGIVLTTLIVLTLFKGQDRKGIGAILYEIAQNSSIVASVKMYSQVIQSAVTVGLGGSAGLESPIAVTGAAIGSNFAQTYRLNYKERTLLLAAGATAGIASAFNAPIAGIMFAFEILLTGVVFTDFIPLVVAAVCGSLLSRILLQEDVLFRFYTREAFNYKNLPYYLILGIVTGLYARYFVIISQKVEHFIKGLQLSKMRKAMFGGAVLSLLCVLFPPLFGEGYDTVKAFTNGNTHSIIENSFFRYFEIGEWTIIVFLVLVLLLKAFATSFTIFSGGNGGNFAPSLFAGGTLGYLFALVCQHIGFTDVPVTNLVLVGMAGAMSGVMYAPLTAIFLIAESSFGYDLFIPLMIVAIMSYLIAKWFSPISPELKSLADEGKIFTNKHDKNILFALRTDDFIDKYSQTIQETASITELFELVKNGDKNIFAIVDETRALKGVLTLDDIRPYLFNKEINAAQTVDQIMKAPPAIVRPENKPLQILQIFDDTGVWNLPVVSENNVFIGFISKSSILMSYRQLLKEYSD, from the coding sequence GTGCTTTCAGGAATCCTTGTAGGATGTACAGCCGGATTGGCCGGAGTAATCCTGAAAACATTAGTCCATAACATCCACTATTTCATTACCAATAAAGTTCATTTTGAATATCAGATCCTGTTCTATATTGTTTTTCCGTTTTTAGGAATTGTTCTGACGACTTTAATTGTATTAACACTATTTAAAGGTCAGGACCGAAAAGGAATTGGAGCCATTCTCTACGAAATTGCACAAAATTCAAGTATTGTAGCTTCTGTAAAAATGTATTCCCAGGTAATCCAGAGTGCAGTTACTGTTGGATTAGGAGGTTCTGCAGGACTGGAAAGTCCCATTGCAGTAACCGGAGCGGCCATAGGATCCAATTTTGCCCAGACCTACAGACTCAATTATAAAGAACGTACTTTATTACTGGCAGCAGGAGCCACTGCCGGGATTGCTTCGGCATTCAATGCTCCTATTGCCGGAATCATGTTTGCTTTTGAAATTCTGTTGACAGGAGTGGTTTTTACAGACTTTATTCCATTAGTGGTTGCTGCAGTTTGCGGAAGCCTTTTATCAAGAATTTTACTTCAGGAAGACGTGCTATTCAGGTTTTATACAAGAGAGGCTTTCAATTATAAAAATCTACCCTATTATCTTATTTTAGGTATTGTAACCGGATTATACGCCAGATATTTTGTCATCATTTCCCAAAAAGTGGAACACTTTATAAAAGGGCTTCAGCTTTCAAAAATGCGAAAAGCAATGTTTGGAGGAGCTGTTCTTTCTTTACTTTGTGTGCTTTTCCCTCCTTTATTTGGAGAAGGATATGACACCGTAAAAGCATTTACCAATGGAAATACTCATTCAATCATCGAAAATAGCTTTTTCAGATATTTTGAAATTGGTGAATGGACGATTATTGTGTTTTTGGTGCTGGTATTATTATTAAAAGCATTTGCTACCTCTTTTACCATATTCAGTGGTGGAAACGGAGGTAATTTTGCCCCTTCTCTTTTTGCGGGCGGAACATTGGGTTATTTGTTTGCATTGGTTTGTCAGCATATCGGGTTTACAGATGTTCCGGTTACCAATCTTGTACTGGTAGGAATGGCTGGAGCCATGAGCGGAGTAATGTATGCTCCCCTTACGGCCATATTTCTGATTGCAGAATCCAGCTTTGGATATGATCTTTTCATTCCATTAATGATTGTTGCCATTATGTCTTATCTTATTGCCAAATGGTTCTCTCCTATTTCTCCGGAATTGAAGTCCCTTGCCGATGAAGGAAAGATATTTACCAATAAGCATGATAAAAACATTCTTTTTGCCTTAAGAACGGATGATTTTATTGATAAATATTCTCAGACGATTCAGGAAACAGCCTCTATCACAGAACTTTTTGAGCTGGTAAAGAATGGAGATAAAAATATTTTTGCTATCGTAGACGAAACCAGGGCATTAAAAGGCGTTTTAACACTGGATGATATCAGACCTTATCTTTTTAATAAAGAAATTAATGCTGCCCAAACAGTTGATCAGATTATGAAGGCTCCACCAGCGATAGTTCGTCCTGAAAATAAACCTCTTCAAATACTTCAGATCTTTGATGATACTGGAGTTTGGAACCTGCCTGTGGTGAGTGAAAACAATGTTTTTATTGGATTTATTTCCAAGTCTTCTATTTTGATGAGCTATAGACAACTGTTGAAAGAATATTCTGATTAA
- a CDS encoding alpha/beta hydrolase has product MIQSVTFKNLNWDVAADLYFPPNFDENKKYAAVISAHPIGSCKEQTSGNVYGQALANEGFVVLVFDASFQGASGGDIRFIEDPTLRVEDFRCACDYLVTLPYVNETRIGVLGICGGGGYAINAAMTERRIKAIGSVTGVNYGRLWREAFGNWKPVEALEKIAEQRTAEVRGAERLIGQFLPPSVEAGKAAGIKDIDVLEATEYYKTSRGEKPNGATNYLYSRSSAAVGWDAFHLAEVLLTQPLMVVIGDKPGGFGAYRDGLEIMRRAGSEKKELVIAEGWSHYELYDQPEPVKIALDKLIPFYKENL; this is encoded by the coding sequence ATGATTCAATCAGTAACATTTAAAAACCTTAACTGGGATGTAGCGGCAGATTTATATTTCCCACCTAACTTTGACGAGAATAAAAAATATGCAGCCGTTATCAGTGCCCACCCGATAGGAAGCTGCAAAGAACAGACTTCAGGAAATGTGTATGGACAGGCATTGGCTAATGAAGGATTTGTAGTATTGGTATTCGATGCTTCATTCCAGGGAGCCAGTGGCGGAGATATCCGTTTCATTGAAGATCCTACATTAAGAGTAGAAGATTTCCGTTGTGCCTGCGACTATCTGGTAACCCTTCCTTATGTAAACGAAACACGTATTGGAGTATTGGGAATCTGTGGCGGTGGCGGATATGCCATCAATGCAGCAATGACAGAACGTCGCATTAAAGCTATAGGAAGCGTTACGGGAGTTAACTATGGAAGGCTTTGGAGAGAAGCATTTGGAAACTGGAAGCCTGTTGAAGCATTAGAGAAAATAGCAGAACAGCGTACTGCAGAAGTAAGAGGTGCTGAAAGGCTTATTGGGCAATTCTTACCTCCCTCTGTAGAAGCTGGAAAAGCTGCAGGTATCAAGGATATTGATGTACTGGAAGCCACAGAGTATTACAAAACTTCACGAGGAGAAAAGCCTAATGGAGCAACCAATTATCTGTATTCCCGAAGCAGTGCAGCGGTAGGTTGGGATGCTTTTCACTTAGCAGAGGTTCTGTTGACACAGCCGTTGATGGTGGTTATCGGAGATAAACCCGGAGGTTTTGGAGCCTACAGAGACGGTCTGGAAATTATGAGAAGAGCAGGTTCAGAGAAAAAAGAGCTTGTGATTGCTGAAGGATGGTCACATTATGAATTGTATGACCAGCCGGAGCCTGTAAAAATAGCCTTGGATAAACTGATTCCTTTTTATAAAGAAAATTTGTAA
- a CDS encoding FAD-binding protein, which produces MKRIFGKKAPGPVEAFKEHGNDFIVSDNLKDLVERMNQLAGNHLLNYEKIKYQIEARDRELDNTFSKDTQINYIRSTRSYLGDKLGRVAAPHKILSPENGPLIAVRLNILTRKTLGGIKTNLNGQVLREDDSIIEGLYAAGEVAGFGGGGMHGYRALEGTFLGGCIFSGMKAGKYIAGLKQENSNG; this is translated from the coding sequence TTGAAAAGAATTTTTGGTAAAAAAGCTCCCGGACCTGTAGAAGCCTTCAAAGAACATGGAAATGATTTCATTGTATCAGACAATTTGAAAGATTTGGTAGAAAGAATGAACCAGCTGGCAGGCAATCATCTTTTGAATTATGAAAAAATAAAATACCAGATTGAAGCAAGAGACAGAGAGCTGGACAATACGTTTTCAAAAGATACTCAGATTAATTATATCAGAAGTACCAGAAGCTATTTAGGAGACAAACTTGGGCGGGTTGCTGCTCCACATAAAATCCTATCTCCTGAAAACGGCCCTTTGATTGCAGTTCGGCTTAATATTTTGACCAGAAAGACATTGGGCGGCATAAAAACCAATTTGAACGGACAGGTGCTGAGAGAGGATGACAGCATTATTGAAGGACTTTATGCAGCAGGTGAAGTGGCAGGTTTTGGTGGTGGCGGAATGCATGGTTATAGGGCTTTGGAAGGAACATTTCTTGGCGGATGCATTTTTTCAGGAATGAAAGCCGGAAAGTATATTGCCGGATTGAAACAGGAAAATTCAAATGGATAA